From Selenomonas sp. AB3002, one genomic window encodes:
- a CDS encoding DUF169 domain-containing protein has translation MVNADQLSGLVTLANYDMESQDNVKVRFASGCGQAVLYPLSDEEKGEKACYIGLTDPSARKVIDKEQLSFSIPYSRFLELEQEAEGSFFATGTWDIIQRRI, from the coding sequence CTGGTCAATGCAGACCAGTTGTCGGGACTGGTGACGCTTGCTAATTATGACATGGAGAGCCAGGACAATGTGAAGGTGCGTTTTGCCTCTGGCTGCGGGCAGGCGGTGTTATATCCCTTATCAGACGAAGAGAAAGGTGAAAAGGCTTGCTATATCGGCCTGACAGATCCATCGGCCAGGAAGGTGATTGATAAGGAGCAGCTATCCTTCAGCATACCCTACAGCAGATTCCTGGAACTGGAGCAGGAAGCAGAGGGAAGCTTCTTTGCTACCGGCACATGGGACATTATACAGCGCAGAATTTAG
- a CDS encoding PLP-dependent aspartate aminotransferase family protein produces MHDHTLEVHGAHAYDSTGAISQPIYLSSTFRHPGFGKSTGYDYGRVGNPTRDALEKTIARLEKGDRSWAVSSGMAAINLVLILFDPGDHVLLSEDLYGGTVRLANEIYGHYGIDFEYVDTTDLALLESRVRPNTRAIFIETPSNPMMFITDIEAVSEIAHKTGAFLVVDNTFLSPHFQKPLTLGADMVVHSGTKYLCGHNDVIAGFLVVKDGSSKEAQRLEMLVKSEGPNMSSMDAWLMLRSLKTLGIRVERQAQTALSIAHWLREHPQVTEVHYPGLPDSPGYEVQKKQASGNGGMLSFKVTSAELAKSMLERLKLIAFAESLGGVESLLTYPIAQTHAEMPKELLVRTGLDDKLLRFSVGLEDKEDLIEDLKQALEV; encoded by the coding sequence ATGCATGACCATACATTGGAAGTCCATGGTGCCCATGCCTATGACAGCACGGGTGCAATCAGCCAGCCTATTTATCTGTCTTCTACTTTCCGCCATCCTGGCTTTGGCAAAAGCACTGGCTATGACTACGGACGTGTTGGCAACCCTACCCGGGATGCCCTGGAGAAAACTATTGCCCGCCTGGAAAAGGGAGACCGTTCCTGGGCTGTCTCATCTGGCATGGCTGCCATAAACCTCGTACTCATTCTTTTCGACCCAGGCGATCATGTCCTTCTTTCAGAAGATCTATACGGTGGCACTGTGAGACTGGCCAATGAAATCTATGGTCACTATGGTATAGATTTTGAGTATGTGGACACTACGGACCTTGCCCTGTTGGAATCCAGGGTGCGTCCAAACACCAGGGCTATCTTTATCGAGACACCTTCCAATCCCATGATGTTCATCACTGACATAGAAGCAGTCAGCGAAATAGCCCATAAAACAGGAGCGTTCCTGGTAGTTGACAATACATTTCTGTCGCCCCACTTCCAGAAGCCGTTGACCCTAGGCGCAGATATGGTTGTTCATAGTGGCACCAAATATCTCTGCGGGCACAACGATGTCATTGCAGGTTTTTTGGTAGTAAAGGACGGGTCCTCAAAAGAAGCGCAACGCCTGGAGATGCTGGTAAAATCCGAAGGTCCCAATATGTCCAGCATGGATGCCTGGCTCATGCTCCGCAGTCTCAAGACTCTTGGGATACGTGTAGAACGTCAGGCACAGACTGCTCTATCTATAGCCCATTGGCTTCGGGAGCACCCTCAGGTTACAGAGGTGCATTATCCCGGTCTGCCAGATTCTCCTGGCTACGAGGTGCAAAAGAAGCAAGCTTCCGGCAACGGCGGCATGCTCTCGTTCAAAGTGACTTCAGCAGAGCTGGCTAAGTCCATGCTTGAGCGGCTTAAGCTCATTGCTTTCGCTGAGAGCCTGGGAGGCGTAGAAAGCCTGCTTACTTATCCAATTGCCCAGACCCATGCAGAAATGCCAAAAGAACTATTGGTACGTACCGGCCTCGATGACAAGCTGCTGCGCTTCTCCGTGGGGCTTGAGGATAAGGAAGACCTGATAGAAGACCTGAAACAAGCATTAGAGGTGTAG
- a CDS encoding IS3 family transposase (programmed frameshift) produces MNRYSNEFKEEAVKRVLSGVPASQVAREIGVNVSSLYTWKARYIKHPEQPFVGSGKLRDEDAELRRLQRRIKDLEQENEFLKKASGLLCQEPEVIRYYYIEANRGKYPIAKMVRWANVSRSGFYAWLSRKPSPRDKSNDELLRIIKQIHEKSNKTYGSVRIFRKLRKKGIKVNHKRVERIMKANGIHGKARRKYKATTYSDHDMPVAENVLNRNFSAEHPGEKMVSDITYIPTDEGWLYLAGVMDLCGRKMVGVAMDSRMTKQLVMSALQDAINHTSDVNGCILHSDRGSQYCSKDYCQMAKQNGFTMSMSRKGNCWDNAPMESFWGTLKQEWLNEKHFRTRAEAKAAVFEYIWIFYNRQRIHSSNDYQTPEEYYMERMPVEKIAA; encoded by the exons TTGAACAGATACAGTAATGAATTTAAGGAAGAAGCCGTAAAAAGAGTCTTGAGCGGTGTTCCGGCCAGCCAGGTAGCCCGAGAGATAGGAGTCAACGTAAGTTCCCTATACACTTGGAAGGCAAGATACATAAAACATCCGGAGCAGCCCTTTGTCGGCAGTGGCAAGCTCCGTGATGAGGATGCCGAGCTAAGAAGGCTACAGCGGCGTATTAAAGACCTTGAACAGGAGAATGAATTCCTAAAAAAAGCGAGCG GCCTTCTTTGCCAAGAACCTGAAGTGATCCGATATTACTACATCGAAGCTAACCGCGGCAAATATCCGATTGCAAAGATGGTGCGATGGGCTAATGTATCCAGAAGCGGTTTTTACGCTTGGCTTTCCCGCAAGCCAAGCCCACGTGACAAAAGCAATGATGAGCTTTTACGTATCATTAAGCAAATTCACGAAAAATCCAATAAGACCTATGGTTCCGTGCGCATTTTCAGAAAGCTACGTAAAAAGGGGATTAAGGTCAACCACAAGCGTGTAGAACGTATCATGAAGGCAAACGGCATACATGGCAAGGCACGTCGTAAATATAAGGCTACAACATATTCAGACCATGATATGCCTGTTGCCGAAAATGTTCTCAACCGCAATTTTTCTGCGGAACATCCTGGGGAAAAGATGGTCAGTGATATAACCTATATCCCTACAGACGAAGGCTGGCTTTATCTAGCTGGGGTGATGGATTTATGCGGCCGTAAAATGGTAGGAGTGGCCATGGACAGCCGTATGACCAAACAGCTAGTTATGTCAGCTTTACAGGATGCCATAAATCATACCAGCGATGTAAACGGCTGCATCCTCCATTCTGACCGTGGAAGCCAGTATTGTTCCAAAGACTACTGCCAAATGGCAAAGCAGAATGGTTTTACGATGAGCATGAGCCGGAAAGGCAACTGTTGGGATAACGCTCCCATGGAAAGCTTCTGGGGTACATTAAAACAGGAATGGCTGAACGAGAAGCATTTCCGCACTCGCGCTGAAGCTAAGGCGGCTGTATTTGAGTATATTTGGATTTTCTACAACCGCCAGCGAATACATTCCAGCAACGATTACCAGACTCCGGAAGAATACTACATGGAGCGAATGCCCGTTGAAAAAATTGCTGCCTAA
- a CDS encoding Rpn family recombination-promoting nuclease/putative transposase: MPYTIKPWEELTIQDDYMFKLIMRRERICKRMLEKILKIKIHHIKYLEEEKTINATYESKGIRLDVYVQDDKNSVYSIEMQVRKPDGEGLFRRTRYYQSLIDTDLLMAGMDYDELTDTYIIFICPFPVLDGQRHIYTFRHRCDEDFSVVMPDGATKVFLSTKGALEDVSPDVMAFLNYVDGIISNDDFVQEIDQEIKMVKTIEKERRSYMTYAMKLQEERKEGIKEGIKEGIKEGILTTVRSMLEDGLSVERVAKIAKLPEEQVMEIRAQIPNLQS, translated from the coding sequence ATGCCTTACACCATCAAGCCCTGGGAAGAGCTTACTATCCAGGATGACTATATGTTCAAGCTCATTATGCGCCGTGAACGCATCTGCAAGCGCATGCTTGAGAAAATCCTCAAAATCAAAATCCATCACATAAAGTATCTTGAAGAAGAAAAGACCATCAACGCCACCTACGAGAGCAAGGGCATCAGGCTCGACGTCTATGTTCAAGACGATAAAAATTCCGTATACAGCATTGAGATGCAGGTACGCAAGCCGGACGGCGAAGGCCTTTTCCGCCGTACTCGCTATTATCAGTCCCTCATAGACACTGACCTGCTCATGGCGGGCATGGATTACGATGAACTGACTGACACCTATATCATCTTCATCTGCCCCTTCCCTGTTTTGGACGGTCAGCGTCACATATACACTTTCCGCCACCGGTGTGATGAAGATTTCTCCGTAGTTATGCCTGATGGTGCCACTAAGGTATTCCTAAGCACCAAGGGGGCGCTTGAAGATGTCTCCCCAGATGTAATGGCTTTTCTTAACTACGTTGATGGCATCATCAGCAATGACGACTTCGTTCAGGAAATCGACCAGGAAATCAAGATGGTCAAGACCATCGAGAAAGAGAGGCGAAGCTATATGACCTACGCTATGAAATTGCAGGAAGAACGCAAGGAAGGCATCAAGGAGGGCATCAAGGAAGGTATCAAAGAGGGAATTCTTACCACCGTAAGAAGCATGCTTGAAGACGGCCTCTCTGTTGAGCGGGTTGCTAAAATTGCCAAGCTCCCTGAAGAACAGGTCATGGAAATAAGGGCACAGATTCCCAATCTACAATCATAA
- a CDS encoding esterase → MEKFFLQDRQCLCSAGTSPQAILIQPIDEHEANTLEQKLALLSSPPCPPFLYAAFQVKDWNQELSPWEAPPVFGKESFGHGAPATLGFILDYLIPHLCQRYSLPSDIPVILGGYSLAALFSLWAAYNTDTFTAIAAASPSVWFPNWLEYARQNTLLTDSVYLSMGDKEAKSRNPVLASVEQCITEEYQILQEIPAISSTLEWNQGNHFKEPELRTAKAFRWCLKRI, encoded by the coding sequence ATGGAAAAATTTTTTCTGCAAGATAGGCAGTGCCTCTGCTCTGCTGGCACATCGCCTCAGGCTATCCTCATCCAGCCCATAGACGAACATGAAGCAAACACTCTGGAGCAAAAGCTTGCACTCCTGTCCTCCCCTCCCTGCCCGCCATTTCTTTATGCTGCCTTTCAGGTTAAGGACTGGAACCAGGAGCTTTCTCCCTGGGAGGCGCCTCCCGTATTTGGCAAGGAATCCTTCGGCCACGGCGCACCGGCAACGCTGGGCTTTATTTTGGATTACCTGATCCCTCACCTTTGCCAACGATATTCCCTTCCAAGTGATATCCCAGTAATCCTAGGAGGCTACTCCCTGGCCGCTCTATTTTCCCTCTGGGCTGCATATAACACAGATACTTTCACAGCCATAGCTGCCGCCTCCCCTTCTGTATGGTTCCCCAACTGGCTGGAATATGCCCGGCAGAATACTCTGCTGACAGATTCTGTCTACCTGAGTATGGGAGACAAGGAAGCCAAATCCCGGAACCCCGTTCTGGCAAGCGTTGAGCAGTGCATTACAGAAGAGTACCAGATATTACAAGAGATTCCAGCTATCTCCAGTACTCTGGAATGGAATCAGGGGAATCACTTCAAGGAGCCGGAGCTCCGCACCGCCAAAGCCTTCCGCTGGTGCCTGAAGAGAATATGA
- a CDS encoding deoxyribonuclease IV: protein MLHIGCHLSSAKGYLAMGKDAVNIKADTFAFFTRNPRGGKAKDIDPNDVQAFLEFASKHKFAKLVAHAPYTMNICAAKENIRAFAHDILLDDLKRMEATPGNYYNFHPGSPVGQGSQQGIEMIATELNRVLQPNQTTTVLLETMAGKGSEIGRSFEEIKSIIDQVVLQDKLGVCLDTCHVWDGGYDIVHNLDGVLTEFDNIIGLNRLKAIHLNDSLNPCGSHKDRHACIGEGCIGLEALTRVINHPQLQELPFILETPNDLDGYAREIALLRKNSCTSY from the coding sequence ATGCTCCACATCGGCTGTCATCTTTCTTCTGCCAAAGGTTATCTTGCCATGGGCAAAGATGCCGTTAACATCAAGGCCGACACATTTGCTTTTTTTACTCGCAATCCCCGTGGTGGCAAAGCTAAAGATATTGACCCGAATGACGTCCAAGCCTTTCTAGAATTTGCTTCAAAACATAAATTCGCCAAACTGGTGGCACATGCCCCCTACACCATGAATATCTGCGCCGCCAAAGAAAATATCCGTGCCTTTGCCCATGATATACTCTTGGATGACCTAAAGCGCATGGAAGCCACTCCCGGAAACTACTACAACTTCCACCCCGGCAGCCCTGTTGGCCAGGGCAGCCAGCAGGGCATCGAAATGATTGCCACAGAGCTGAACCGTGTCCTGCAACCTAACCAAACCACCACAGTCCTTTTAGAGACCATGGCCGGAAAAGGCTCAGAAATTGGCCGTTCCTTCGAAGAAATCAAGAGCATCATTGACCAGGTAGTGCTTCAGGACAAGCTTGGGGTATGCCTTGACACCTGCCACGTATGGGACGGTGGATATGACATTGTGCACAACCTAGATGGCGTACTTACAGAATTCGATAACATAATAGGACTTAACCGCCTCAAGGCCATCCATCTCAATGACAGCCTGAATCCTTGCGGCTCCCACAAAGACCGTCATGCCTGCATTGGTGAAGGATGCATCGGACTTGAAGCATTGACAAGAGTAATCAACCATCCACAGCTGCAGGAACTGCCCTTTATACTGGAAACACCAAACGACCTTGATGGATATGCCCGGGAAATTGCCCTTTTACGTAAAAATTCATGTACATCCTATTGA
- a CDS encoding pyridoxamine 5'-phosphate oxidase family protein: MFRKMRRFKQQLEEEECREVLRQQNRGVLSLLGDGGYPYGIPMNHWYSEEDGTIYFHSAKEGHKLDAIKACDKVSFCVYDEGWRKPGEWALNIRSVVVFGRISLVTDEAKAREIGTALVRKFTDDEAYLEKELKHALPRVQCLALVPEHITGKLVNES; the protein is encoded by the coding sequence ATGTTCAGGAAGATGCGCAGATTCAAGCAACAGCTTGAGGAGGAAGAATGCAGGGAGGTCCTGCGGCAGCAGAATCGGGGTGTATTGTCCCTGCTGGGAGATGGCGGGTATCCTTACGGCATTCCCATGAATCATTGGTATTCAGAGGAAGATGGGACCATCTATTTCCACAGTGCCAAAGAGGGACATAAACTGGATGCCATCAAGGCCTGTGATAAGGTCAGTTTTTGCGTGTATGACGAGGGCTGGCGAAAGCCCGGTGAATGGGCGCTGAATATCAGGAGCGTGGTGGTCTTTGGTAGGATAAGCCTGGTGACAGATGAGGCAAAGGCCAGGGAGATTGGCACTGCGCTGGTGAGAAAATTCACGGATGATGAAGCATACCTGGAAAAAGAACTGAAGCACGCCTTGCCCAGAGTGCAGTGCCTGGCCTTGGTGCCGGAGCATATCACAGGGAAGCTGGTCAATGAATCGTGA
- a CDS encoding 5'-methylthioadenosine/S-adenosylhomocysteine nucleosidase, with protein MKFQRQPIKVMEKCHWRFVEGQYHDVPLVIAVTSVGMSNAAAATALGIDQR; from the coding sequence GTGAAGTTCCAAAGGCAGCCCATCAAGGTCATGGAAAAATGTCATTGGCGCTTCGTAGAGGGGCAGTACCATGACGTTCCACTGGTGATAGCTGTAACCTCTGTCGGCATGAGCAATGCAGCAGCCGCCACTGCCCTGGGCATTGACCAGCGATAG
- a CDS encoding HAD family hydrolase, which yields MKFMRKKILACALSLALSFGCVYGTEAASRTEISQISVNKQGSNFKYWQKDATSYQALISYVKDVTNKKSASYIPKVDRIAVFDMDGTILCETAPYYFGQMLIIDRTLHDDSYTPSEEDKQFATELESWLKNNKTGDKPTGSSSPHFASIFSGMTYPEFDAYVEKFMQKPVDGLSNMVWGEAFYLPMVEVIKYLQANDFQVYIVSGSERQLVRHIVSDLLDIPREHIIGMDNEILAAQQNGVDGLKYIYHRDDHLVRGQFIGKNLQMNKVVNIFREIGRQPVLAFGNSKDDASMLNYTITGNKYKSTAFFVLCDDLEREIGDTAKAEKCRKLAEENGWYGISMRDDFKTIYGNKVHRN from the coding sequence ATGAAATTTATGCGCAAGAAAATCTTGGCATGTGCGCTGTCTTTAGCACTCAGCTTTGGCTGCGTATATGGAACAGAGGCGGCCTCCCGCACTGAGATCAGTCAGATTTCTGTGAACAAACAGGGAAGTAATTTCAAATACTGGCAGAAAGACGCTACTTCTTATCAGGCTTTGATTAGCTATGTGAAGGATGTTACAAACAAAAAGAGTGCAAGCTATATTCCAAAGGTGGATAGAATTGCCGTCTTTGATATGGATGGCACAATCCTCTGTGAGACAGCCCCATATTATTTCGGACAAATGCTGATTATCGACCGCACTCTTCATGATGACAGCTATACACCTTCCGAGGAGGACAAACAGTTTGCCACGGAGTTGGAAAGCTGGCTTAAGAATAATAAAACAGGGGACAAGCCCACGGGCAGCAGTAGTCCTCATTTTGCATCGATTTTTTCAGGTATGACTTATCCCGAGTTCGATGCTTATGTGGAAAAATTCATGCAAAAGCCGGTTGATGGCCTGAGTAACATGGTCTGGGGGGAGGCTTTTTACCTGCCAATGGTGGAGGTAATCAAATACCTGCAGGCTAATGATTTTCAGGTTTATATTGTCTCCGGCAGTGAGCGCCAGCTGGTGCGGCATATAGTTTCTGATTTGCTAGACATCCCCAGGGAACACATTATCGGTATGGACAATGAAATTTTAGCGGCTCAGCAGAACGGCGTTGATGGGCTGAAGTATATCTACCATCGTGATGATCATCTGGTACGTGGGCAGTTTATTGGCAAAAATCTGCAGATGAACAAGGTGGTGAATATCTTCAGGGAGATAGGCAGGCAGCCTGTGCTGGCCTTTGGGAATTCCAAGGATGATGCCAGTATGCTAAATTATACCATCACTGGAAACAAGTATAAAAGTACCGCCTTCTTCGTTCTATGTGATGACCTGGAGAGGGAAATTGGAGATACAGCCAAGGCAGAGAAGTGCCGAAAGCTTGCCGAGGAAAATGGTTGGTACGGCATTTCCATGCGGGATGATTTCAAGACTATCTATGGAAATAAAGTGCATCGTAACTAA
- the thpR gene encoding RNA 2',3'-cyclic phosphodiesterase has product MRLFIAIPLEGAIKESLLSLQKQWYQLGMRGHFIPPEKLHLTLAFIGEYGNPDDIMGAISAVSFQPFTIQLDGAGNFHDAYWAGIAPNESLVSCVRRIRHALAENKIPYDRKKFAPHVTLVRKGDSPETMKKMLMNLPVSTMEVSEISLMRSDRGKNGMIYTPIGILEADK; this is encoded by the coding sequence ATGCGACTGTTTATAGCAATCCCCCTCGAAGGAGCAATCAAAGAATCCCTTCTTAGTCTTCAGAAGCAATGGTACCAGCTTGGCATGAGAGGCCACTTCATACCACCTGAGAAGCTGCATCTGACTCTTGCTTTTATCGGTGAATACGGCAATCCTGATGATATCATGGGTGCCATTTCAGCTGTCTCCTTCCAGCCATTCACCATCCAGCTTGATGGAGCCGGTAACTTCCACGATGCATACTGGGCGGGGATAGCACCAAACGAATCTCTTGTTAGTTGTGTTCGCAGGATAAGACATGCACTTGCCGAAAATAAAATTCCTTACGACCGTAAGAAATTTGCTCCACACGTTACTTTGGTACGTAAAGGAGATTCCCCGGAAACCATGAAGAAAATGCTGATGAACCTGCCTGTCTCCACCATGGAAGTCTCCGAAATATCACTGATGCGTTCTGACCGGGGAAAGAACGGCATGATCTACACCCCAATAGGCATCCTCGAAGCAGATAAATAG
- a CDS encoding sodium:solute symporter family protein, producing the protein MEFSIGHLAVMAVTICLVLGGGLYAARSVHSSDGFSLGGRSAGVPMITGSIAGTCVGGGATIGTAQLAGSVGLSAVWFTIGVGLSLLVMGLIYARPLRYTGLETISQYIVGNYGKGAGRITSCATSFGILFSAVSSILPGIGLLAALTGLSPLVSAGILLLLVILYAFFGGMKTASIGGILKMLVLFVTLFALGFVAWQGLAASPELLREKPEGFLSLWGISAGSILTNVASVLVGMICTQTYIQAVFSAATPRTAAVGLILAAMVAIPIGLPCAMMGIYMQSVHPELPAMLALPAYLLHYASPLMGGMALGGIVLGVIGSIAGLSLGVGTMVARDMLEPLLKVRTEAGKLMLMRMSVVGAIVVAMAIALANQGSQILFWNYLSMSLRGCGVFIPLTLAIFRPKALEPKWAMASMILSICSAAVAGLIHTVMSHVFIGLGVSLVVVLMGIVWKRVRCRHVSARFH; encoded by the coding sequence TTGGAATTCTCGATTGGCCACTTGGCGGTAATGGCCGTGACAATCTGTCTGGTTTTGGGTGGCGGTTTGTATGCAGCCAGGTCGGTGCATTCATCTGATGGCTTCAGCCTGGGAGGCCGCTCAGCAGGTGTCCCCATGATAACGGGAAGCATTGCCGGTACCTGTGTAGGAGGCGGTGCCACTATCGGCACAGCACAGCTGGCCGGTTCTGTAGGCCTGTCAGCTGTATGGTTTACTATAGGCGTGGGATTGTCCCTGTTGGTTATGGGACTTATCTATGCCCGTCCTCTGCGATATACGGGGCTGGAGACAATATCCCAGTATATAGTTGGCAATTATGGGAAAGGGGCAGGCAGGATCACCAGCTGCGCCACTTCCTTTGGCATATTGTTCAGCGCAGTATCCAGCATTCTTCCCGGGATTGGCTTGCTGGCTGCCTTGACTGGACTTTCCCCTTTAGTATCGGCGGGAATACTGTTGCTGTTAGTGATCCTGTACGCTTTCTTCGGAGGAATGAAGACGGCTTCTATAGGTGGAATCCTGAAGATGCTGGTACTCTTTGTGACGCTGTTTGCGTTGGGATTTGTGGCCTGGCAGGGGCTTGCTGCCTCACCAGAACTACTGAGAGAAAAACCAGAGGGCTTCCTCAGCCTTTGGGGCATCAGCGCAGGTTCTATCCTGACCAATGTGGCTTCGGTATTGGTGGGCATGATCTGTACGCAGACATATATTCAGGCAGTTTTCTCAGCAGCCACCCCCAGAACTGCAGCAGTAGGACTTATTCTGGCAGCAATGGTTGCTATACCCATAGGTTTGCCCTGTGCGATGATGGGCATATACATGCAGTCTGTACATCCTGAACTTCCAGCCATGCTGGCACTGCCAGCATATTTGCTTCACTACGCCTCGCCATTGATGGGCGGCATGGCTCTGGGGGGCATTGTTCTGGGGGTTATAGGGTCCATTGCAGGCCTTAGCCTGGGAGTGGGCACTATGGTGGCCAGGGATATGCTGGAACCTCTGTTGAAGGTGCGGACGGAAGCTGGAAAACTCATGCTTATGAGGATGTCTGTGGTGGGAGCCATTGTTGTGGCTATGGCCATTGCACTGGCAAATCAGGGGTCACAGATTCTGTTCTGGAATTATCTGTCCATGTCCCTTAGAGGATGCGGCGTATTTATTCCGCTGACACTGGCTATATTCAGGCCCAAGGCTCTGGAGCCCAAATGGGCAATGGCTTCCATGATACTATCCATATGCTCCGCTGCAGTGGCCGGTCTAATCCATACGGTCATGTCTCACGTATTTATCGGCTTGGGCGTAAGCCTGGTAGTGGTTTTGATGGGGATAGTGTGGAAACGGGTACGGTGTCGGCATGTGTCTGCGCGATTCCATTGA
- a CDS encoding MalY/PatB family protein, with amino-acid sequence MEKFDEVINRRGTSCIKYDFAEERGLPADVLPLWVADMDFRSPEPVITELAKRSQHGIFGYSGIRDDYREVLSDWFRQQHGWNPDMKSLIITPGVVFAICTAIRAFTQEDDGVLICPPVYYPFSASIRDNHRRLVESPLVENNGHYEIDFVDFEQKIIDEQVKMFILCSPHNPVGRVWTKDELSRLAEICQRHHVLVVADEIHHDFIRPGHQHTVFSTLSDAVANNTITCTSPSKTFNLAGLQLSNIFIPNESLRRKFKQELLATGYGEPNIFGMTAAKAAYGQGLPWLTELKSYLEKNLQRTKNYLAANLPKARLIEPEGTYLIWIDFSAYNLSDEVLDDLIINKGRVWLDSGHIFGAGGQGFQRINIACPWQVLSDGLSRLDKAFATI; translated from the coding sequence ATGGAAAAATTTGATGAAGTGATCAATCGCCGGGGAACGTCCTGCATCAAATATGATTTTGCCGAAGAGCGAGGACTTCCAGCGGATGTGCTGCCCCTTTGGGTAGCCGACATGGATTTCCGTTCCCCGGAGCCTGTTATCACAGAGCTTGCTAAACGCAGTCAGCATGGCATTTTCGGCTACTCAGGCATCAGGGATGACTACCGTGAGGTGCTGTCAGACTGGTTCCGCCAGCAACATGGCTGGAACCCTGATATGAAGAGCCTCATCATCACCCCGGGGGTTGTATTTGCAATATGCACAGCCATCCGAGCCTTTACTCAGGAAGATGACGGAGTGCTCATCTGCCCGCCTGTCTATTATCCTTTCTCCGCGTCCATACGAGACAACCACCGCAGACTGGTGGAAAGCCCGCTGGTTGAGAACAATGGACACTATGAAATTGACTTTGTAGACTTTGAGCAGAAAATCATCGATGAGCAGGTAAAGATGTTTATCCTCTGCAGTCCCCACAATCCGGTGGGACGAGTCTGGACAAAAGACGAACTGTCACGCCTTGCTGAAATCTGCCAGCGCCATCATGTGCTAGTAGTAGCAGATGAAATCCATCACGATTTCATTCGCCCAGGGCATCAGCATACAGTCTTCTCCACACTCTCTGATGCAGTAGCCAATAACACCATAACCTGCACCAGCCCCAGCAAGACCTTCAACCTTGCGGGCTTGCAGCTTTCCAATATCTTCATACCAAATGAATCCCTGCGCAGGAAATTTAAGCAGGAGCTGCTTGCCACAGGCTATGGCGAACCGAATATTTTCGGCATGACAGCAGCCAAGGCAGCCTATGGGCAGGGACTCCCCTGGCTTACAGAGCTGAAATCCTACCTAGAGAAAAACCTCCAACGCACCAAGAATTACCTTGCCGCCAACTTGCCAAAAGCCCGCCTTATAGAGCCAGAGGGAACTTATCTCATCTGGATCGATTTCTCGGCCTATAATCTCTCTGATGAAGTACTTGATGACCTTATCATCAACAAAGGGAGAGTCTGGCTGGACAGTGGTCACATCTTCGGTGCAGGCGGGCAAGGCTTCCAGCGCATCAACATAGCCTGTCCCTGGCAAGTGCTATCTGACGGCTTATCCAGGCTTGACAAGGCTTTTGCCACAATATGA
- a CDS encoding fructosamine kinase family protein codes for MRSSLNEAVQESFGQDVSVEWSEPVSGGDINEAYHLLLTGGEEVFLKLNARAEENFFTAEAYGLKCMRECGANLHRCHQANQ; via the coding sequence ATGCGTAGCAGCTTGAATGAGGCCGTGCAGGAATCTTTTGGACAGGATGTGAGTGTGGAGTGGTCAGAGCCGGTTTCCGGCGGCGATATCAATGAAGCCTATCATCTTTTGCTGACTGGTGGAGAAGAGGTGTTCCTGAAGCTGAATGCCAGGGCAGAGGAGAATTTCTTTACTGCAGAAGCCTATGGGCTGAAGTGCATGAGGGAATGTGGTGCCAACCTACATAGGTGCCACCAGGCAAATCAATAA